From Paenibacillus sp. GP183, one genomic window encodes:
- a CDS encoding ABC transporter substrate-binding protein encodes MKKKVWLSLVLSAALLTVAGCGQKAQNTNTAAGGTATPSAAPTAAAATTPAAKTYKIAISQIVEHPSLDATRQGFLAALKEAGIVEGTNLKVSFNNAQGDSANNLSIAQKIAAEENDLVLGIATPSALAVVQQVKKSPILFAAVTDPLAAKIVSSMDKPGGNVSGASDTNPEAITQLMDFIGSNFPKIKTVGLVINEGEPNAVIMAKKAEEGLTKRGIKLIKAPVTNTSEVKQAAESLVGRADAFYITLDNTVVTGVDTILKLAKDKHIPFFSSDRDTVEKGAFATVGFKYYDHGYQVGQMAVEILKNGKKPADMKVTVPDKLDVILNLKAAADQGIEVTDAMKNAVKDKEKNIIK; translated from the coding sequence TTGAAAAAGAAGGTTTGGCTATCATTAGTATTATCTGCAGCTTTATTAACCGTAGCAGGATGTGGGCAAAAGGCCCAGAATACGAACACTGCAGCCGGCGGAACCGCAACACCATCGGCGGCACCGACAGCAGCAGCAGCCACAACACCTGCAGCCAAAACGTATAAAATCGCGATATCGCAAATCGTCGAGCATCCATCCCTGGACGCCACTCGTCAAGGATTCCTGGCTGCCTTGAAAGAAGCGGGCATTGTGGAAGGCACGAATTTGAAAGTCAGCTTTAACAATGCTCAAGGCGACTCTGCCAATAACTTATCGATCGCCCAAAAAATCGCGGCAGAAGAAAATGACCTTGTTCTTGGGATTGCAACACCATCCGCACTGGCCGTTGTGCAGCAAGTAAAGAAGTCTCCTATACTTTTCGCTGCAGTTACGGACCCGCTTGCCGCCAAAATCGTAAGCAGTATGGATAAGCCCGGCGGCAATGTCTCCGGTGCATCAGATACCAACCCAGAAGCTATTACCCAATTGATGGATTTCATCGGCAGCAACTTTCCGAAAATTAAGACCGTGGGCCTTGTCATCAATGAAGGCGAGCCTAATGCGGTGATCATGGCCAAGAAGGCGGAAGAAGGCCTAACCAAGCGCGGCATTAAATTGATCAAAGCACCGGTTACCAACACATCCGAAGTTAAGCAAGCTGCAGAATCCTTGGTAGGACGCGCGGATGCTTTCTATATTACACTCGACAACACAGTCGTGACCGGCGTGGATACCATCCTTAAATTGGCAAAGGATAAGCACATTCCATTCTTCTCAAGTGATCGCGATACGGTTGAGAAAGGTGCTTTTGCCACAGTCGGCTTCAAATATTATGACCACGGCTACCAGGTAGGCCAAATGGCTGTTGAGATTTTGAAGAATGGTAAAAAGCCAGCTGATATGAAAGTCACTGTACCCGACAAGCTGGACGTCATTCTTAACTTAAAAGCTGCTGCCGACCAAGGCATTGAAGTTACGGATGCCATGAAAAATGCCGTCAAGGATAAAGAAAAGAACATCATTAAGTAA
- a CDS encoding histidinol-phosphatase, with protein MKFDLHTHHYRCGHAQGEIREYIEAARQAGFSVIGISDHSPYFGSKEDKPQPAIAMGQSEFPSYVAEVLQLKEEYAGKIDVLLGVESDFFPEHAKVYHKQYAKYPFDYIIGSVHLSGGTSIFNRNRWKGLNDVQQIEQKEEYYRLIQESARSGMFQILGHIDAMKGFYPAFSAIPTSKVNETLKVIGEQGVAIEINTSGKTKDVGGWYPSDEMLERALFYGVEVTFGSDSHIPQRIGDDWDLVSSRLKEIGFKQWVYFKNKEKQVVPL; from the coding sequence ATGAAATTCGATTTGCATACACATCATTACCGCTGCGGACATGCCCAAGGAGAGATCCGGGAATATATAGAAGCTGCCAGGCAAGCCGGTTTTTCTGTGATCGGCATATCCGACCATTCCCCTTATTTCGGGAGTAAAGAGGATAAGCCACAGCCTGCTATTGCTATGGGGCAAAGTGAATTTCCTTCCTATGTAGCCGAAGTGCTGCAATTAAAAGAGGAATATGCCGGCAAAATCGACGTATTGCTGGGAGTGGAGTCTGATTTTTTTCCCGAGCATGCTAAGGTGTACCACAAACAGTATGCGAAGTATCCTTTTGACTATATCATCGGTTCTGTTCATTTATCGGGGGGAACCAGCATTTTCAATCGGAATCGTTGGAAAGGTTTAAACGATGTCCAGCAAATCGAGCAAAAGGAAGAATACTATCGCCTCATCCAGGAGTCGGCTCGCTCGGGAATGTTTCAAATTCTGGGTCATATTGATGCGATGAAAGGATTTTATCCCGCCTTTTCGGCAATCCCAACCTCCAAGGTCAATGAAACGCTGAAAGTGATTGGAGAGCAGGGAGTTGCCATTGAAATCAATACATCCGGTAAAACGAAAGATGTCGGCGGCTGGTATCCATCCGATGAGATGCTGGAGAGAGCCCTTTTTTACGGCGTGGAGGTTACCTTTGGATCTGATTCACATATTCCGCAGCGTATCGGGGACGACTGGGATTTGGTCAGCTCACGGCTCAAGGAGATTGGCTTCAAGCAATGGGTTTATTTTAAAAACAAGGAAAAGCAAGTGGTTCCCCTTTAA